Sequence from the Lysobacter capsici genome:
GCCGTGGCCAGCAGCAGGTATCCGTCCACGCGGTCGCGCCCCTTTAGAACGGTGCTCTGCCCGGTCTTCGCCAGTGCCCAGAACTTACGGCCTTCCCGGAGCACGCCGGCCGTCTCAAGCTCGAAGCCACTATGTGCCGTCAGGTCGCGGTAGAACTCCAGGACCTCCCCCGGCTGCACCACCTTGAAGCGCTTACCGACGACGGCTAGCGGCGCTTTCGTGTCCGAGCGGTACAGCACCTTCTGCTCGGGGAAGGCGTTGATGATGCCCACATTGTTGCTGCCGGTGATGTAGCGCACATCGGACTCTTCGACCTCCCAGTCCATCCCGGCCTGCTCCCTCCAGACGTCGATCGGCTGGTGGTGTGCCAGCTTGTTGCCCAGGCCATGCCACGGCTTCTCGCCGGCGTAGGCCATCGATTGAACTAGATACATGGGAACTCCATTCGGTTGACGGCACAAAAGTAGAAGGCCCGCCGGTAAAGGCGGGCCTTCTACTGCCAGGACACTGGCTCAGGGAAGGCGAATATCTCGCTTAGTCAGCAGGCCAACCAGAATTACAGCGGCCAGCGTTACAAGCTGAACAATCGTCTCCTTGGTGTCATCGCGCATGGCTCTGACCTTGCCGTAAGCGCTTGGGACGTAGCGCTCAGACGTGAAGCGAGGACCTCCCGCTTCAATTAGGTATTAAGGGTTTGAGAAAATTTTGAATCGCGGCAACGCGAGGCGCGCAAAAGTAGCTCAGATAGGCCAAGCGCATTCGAGGCCTAGCCCCTTCGCCAGGCACCCCATCTGAAATTCTCACCCAGATCCAGCGTGCCCGGTTGAAATGCGCCCCCAGCCAAGGGCTGTCGCATGGCCTGCAGCACGGACGCCGATGTAAAAGCACTCCCGCTCGTCGGCATGGCCGTTGCCCCTCCAGCCGAAACTGCCGAAACCTGCCCGGGAACCCCGTCGCTGGCATCTCCTTTGGAGAAGTCGTTTTAGTGGAGCCATACGGACACGCCAAGGCTCAGACGACCCCGACACTGGGCTGTTCTGCTGTTCTGCTGTTCTGCTGTTCTGCTGTTCTGCTGTTCTGCCGTCCGGCCGACCAGGACCAGCGAGATCGACAGTCCGAACCTAATGCTAGCTCGACTACGACCTTCCAGCGCCGTCAGCGCGGAAACACAGTCAGTTGGGCCAGATTGGGGCGTCAAGTTGGTTCCTCCCCAGGGGGTTGGCCTCGATCGCCCGCGCGTTCGGTCACAACCGCCGGCCAGATGCCCGTGCAGCGATCAATTTCCCCACCTTTTTTCCCTCCGATCTCAGTTTTCCGCTCCTTATGCGTCGCCCCAGCAAAAGCGCATCGTGCCCGCAGACAGGCAAGGGGCCTGTCGCTGCACCGAGATCGCGTTATGAGCCTTCACTATAACTGTTCAACCCATACGACCCATTCGCAAGACACCGATACCGGGGGCGTCGCGCCCACGCTGACGCGCTCCAAGCGAGTCCTCCGCAAGAAAGACCTGGCGAAGAAGCTCTCGTGCTCCGAGAGCACCATCGATAACCGCCTGAACCCATCGAGCCGATGGCACGACGAGACCTTCCCGCGCCCGGTTCCGCTGGGCGCTGGCGGCTCGCGCAGTTCCGCCAAGGGCTGGATCGAATACGTCGTCGACGAGTGGCTGGAAAGCCGCATGGAGAGTGCCCGCAAAATGTAACGAGCTCACTAAGTCGACGCAGCAGCTCAGCACACAAAAACCCCAAGCTCCTTGGGGTTTTTAGTTTCTAGACACGGAGAAGCGGGCCCATCGATTCCGCCTGAATTCCGGTTTCTATCCTATTAGCAAATCAACCAGCACTTAACAGAGAAGCATTCACATGAACGAGATCGATAAGTCC
This genomic interval carries:
- a CDS encoding helix-turn-helix transcriptional regulator — its product is MSLHYNCSTHTTHSQDTDTGGVAPTLTRSKRVLRKKDLAKKLSCSESTIDNRLNPSSRWHDETFPRPVPLGAGGSRSSAKGWIEYVVDEWLESRMESARKM